One window of the Paenibacillus beijingensis genome contains the following:
- the codA gene encoding cytosine deaminase: protein MELLVKHARLLNRKGLYQIAVHEGKIASIQEEEAGSITDVGDRVYSPEHLEQVIDAEGLLLLPPYVESHIHLDAVLTAGEPRWNESGTLFEGIQIWSERKPFLTEEDIRQRALLALQWLAGQGVLHVRTHVDICDPQLTALKSLLALKNEVSSWVNVQIVAFPQMGICSYPNGAELLEEALKLGADAAGAIPHYEFTREDGVQSLHILFELAQKYDKLIDVHCDEIDDEQSRFVEVLAALAYRTGLKERVTASHTTAMHSYSNAYVSKLMNLLKLSEINFVANPLVNTHLQGRFDPYPKRRGMTRIKELLGAGLNVSLGTDCIIDPWYPLGNGNMLQVANMALHVGHMTGNQEIPLGVHMVTEGGARSLNIMEGYGIEVGKPANFIIADGQDPWELIRRMPVTRHVVYRGKRIASTNPSETALYIGETSQSIDLRNPFIRSS from the coding sequence ATGGAGCTTCTTGTCAAACATGCGCGTTTGTTAAACCGGAAAGGGTTGTATCAAATAGCTGTACATGAGGGGAAAATCGCATCCATTCAAGAGGAAGAAGCAGGCTCGATCACGGACGTTGGCGACAGGGTCTATTCACCCGAACACCTTGAACAGGTGATTGATGCAGAAGGGCTGCTGCTTCTTCCCCCATATGTGGAATCCCATATTCATTTGGATGCTGTTTTGACAGCAGGAGAACCGCGTTGGAACGAAAGCGGGACATTATTTGAGGGCATCCAAATTTGGTCGGAGCGTAAACCGTTCTTAACGGAGGAAGATATAAGGCAGCGGGCTTTGCTGGCTCTTCAATGGCTGGCCGGTCAAGGCGTGCTTCATGTCAGAACCCACGTAGACATTTGCGATCCTCAATTGACGGCCCTAAAGTCCTTGCTGGCGTTAAAGAATGAAGTGAGCTCCTGGGTGAATGTGCAGATCGTCGCTTTTCCCCAAATGGGCATTTGTTCTTATCCGAACGGTGCCGAACTGTTGGAGGAGGCCTTAAAGCTGGGAGCCGATGCAGCCGGAGCCATTCCTCATTATGAATTTACACGGGAGGATGGCGTACAATCGTTGCACATCCTCTTCGAATTGGCCCAGAAGTATGACAAATTAATCGATGTGCATTGTGACGAAATTGATGATGAGCAGTCCCGCTTTGTGGAAGTGCTGGCCGCTTTGGCTTATCGAACCGGGCTGAAGGAACGGGTTACGGCCAGCCATACAACAGCCATGCATTCCTATAGCAACGCTTATGTCTCCAAGTTGATGAATCTGCTGAAATTATCTGAAATCAACTTTGTCGCCAACCCGCTCGTCAACACCCATTTGCAGGGGAGATTCGACCCTTATCCGAAACGGCGGGGAATGACGCGAATTAAGGAACTGCTGGGAGCGGGACTGAATGTAAGCCTTGGGACAGACTGTATTATCGATCCGTGGTATCCTCTGGGAAACGGCAACATGCTGCAAGTCGCCAATATGGCTTTGCATGTGGGACATATGACAGGAAACCAGGAAATTCCGCTTGGCGTTCATATGGTTACGGAAGGCGGAGCCAGATCGTTAAATATCATGGAAGGATACGGTATCGAGGTAGGAAAACCGGCCAATTTTATTATAGCCGACGGTCAAGACCCGTGGGAGCTGATACGCCGGATGCCCGTAACGAGGCATGTCGTGTACCGCGGAAAACGGATCGCATCTACAAATCCATCTGAAACGGCATTATATATTGGGGAAACCTCTCAGTCGATCGACCTTCGAAATCCATTCATTCGATCATCTTGA
- a CDS encoding FecCD family ABC transporter permease: protein MDNSIRQEKQSRSWHLLFLFCIGLLVLAAGMLFSLKWGPAELSWGTLFEALTYQGRDKLHLYIQTLRLPRTLTACIVGIQLALAGLLTQLTTKNPLASPHIFGINAGASLAVVLGLVLSSGLGLFPSMLLAFAGAAAGAVLVWSLTGGGHKQYVRLALAGITVHFLLSSLTEGAMILNQYSTESMIFWLVGSVNRAGWQEVGMLLPFFTGGLLLLISMIPSFRLLPLDDELAAGLGQRVNIVRAAGMLLVIIFAGSAVAVCGPIGFICLIVPHIARALAGSANLAVLVPLTGLLGGMLLVYADLFSRVIAFPFESPVGIVTSAIGAPFFIYLSRRQGGGAK from the coding sequence ATGGATAATTCGATTCGACAGGAGAAGCAGAGCCGCTCATGGCATCTGCTCTTCCTTTTTTGCATTGGCTTGCTCGTATTAGCCGCCGGTATGCTCTTTAGCTTGAAATGGGGCCCGGCTGAGCTGTCATGGGGAACGTTGTTCGAAGCGCTAACTTATCAAGGCCGCGATAAGCTGCATCTGTACATCCAGACGTTGCGGCTGCCCCGTACTTTAACGGCCTGTATCGTCGGCATTCAGCTGGCGCTGGCCGGCCTGCTGACCCAGCTAACGACCAAAAACCCGCTTGCATCCCCTCACATATTCGGCATTAATGCGGGGGCTTCCTTGGCCGTTGTGCTCGGATTGGTTCTATCCTCGGGGCTAGGACTATTCCCGTCGATGCTGCTTGCTTTCGCCGGGGCTGCGGCAGGTGCCGTGCTCGTCTGGTCTCTAACCGGCGGCGGCCACAAACAATATGTCCGCCTGGCGCTTGCGGGCATTACCGTTCACTTCCTGTTGTCTTCGTTGACGGAAGGCGCGATGATCCTGAATCAGTACTCCACCGAGAGCATGATTTTCTGGCTGGTCGGTTCCGTAAATCGGGCGGGATGGCAAGAGGTGGGCATGCTCCTGCCGTTCTTCACCGGCGGCCTGCTGTTGCTGATCTCGATGATCCCTTCGTTCCGCTTGCTGCCGCTTGACGATGAGCTTGCGGCCGGATTGGGCCAGCGGGTAAACATTGTCCGCGCTGCCGGGATGCTGCTCGTCATTATATTTGCCGGTTCGGCCGTTGCCGTATGCGGCCCGATCGGCTTCATCTGCCTTATCGTCCCTCATATCGCGCGAGCGCTGGCCGGTTCTGCCAATCTGGCCGTTCTCGTTCCATTGACAGGCCTGCTCGGCGGGATGCTGCTTGTGTATGCCGACTTGTTCAGCCGCGTCATCGCGTTTCCGTTCGAATCGCCTGTTGGAATTGTAACATCGGCGATCGGCGCGCCATTCTTTATTTATTTGTCCCGTCGGCAAGGAGGTGGCGCGAAATGA
- the rsgA gene encoding ribosome small subunit-dependent GTPase A, producing MKLENLGWSSFFQEHFAAYAEQGYIAGRIALEHKHLYRIFTEHGELLGEVTGKLRYTATGREDYPAVGDWVVIQPRMEEKKAAIHAILPRKSKFSRKAAGSVPEEQIVAANVDTVFLVNALNNDFNVRRIERYLILAWESGATPVIILSKADLCQDVEQKLAEVESVAFGVPIHVISSERREGFDPILAYLANGTTIALLGSSGVGKSTLINRLAGDQKQRVNEVRQGDDRGKHTTTHRELVLLPQGGIIIDTPGMRELHMWEADEGFRDAFEDIEELAAACHYRDCRHQKEPGCAVQQALRDGTLDAGRYRNYQKLQRELAFQARKDDASLQLAEKQKWKKIQMEAKQRVHKKR from the coding sequence TTGAAATTAGAAAACTTAGGTTGGAGTTCTTTTTTTCAGGAGCATTTTGCGGCATACGCCGAACAAGGATATATCGCGGGCAGAATTGCCTTGGAGCATAAACATCTTTACCGGATCTTCACGGAACACGGAGAGCTGCTTGGGGAAGTGACGGGCAAGCTGCGCTATACGGCGACAGGTCGTGAGGACTATCCGGCAGTGGGCGATTGGGTCGTTATTCAACCCCGGATGGAGGAAAAGAAAGCGGCCATCCATGCCATCCTTCCGCGCAAAAGCAAATTTTCCCGCAAAGCGGCAGGTTCTGTGCCGGAAGAACAGATCGTTGCCGCCAACGTGGACACGGTTTTTCTGGTCAACGCCTTAAACAACGATTTTAACGTGCGGCGAATCGAGCGTTATTTGATTTTGGCTTGGGAAAGCGGAGCTACCCCGGTAATCATCCTGAGCAAAGCGGATCTCTGCCAAGATGTTGAGCAAAAGCTGGCAGAAGTGGAGTCCGTTGCATTCGGCGTCCCCATCCACGTGATCAGCTCCGAGCGGCGGGAAGGCTTTGACCCGATCCTCGCCTATCTCGCCAATGGAACCACGATTGCCCTGCTCGGATCGTCCGGTGTCGGAAAATCGACGCTGATCAACCGTTTGGCGGGCGATCAGAAGCAGCGTGTTAACGAGGTCCGTCAAGGCGACGACCGGGGGAAGCATACGACGACGCACCGCGAGCTGGTTCTGCTTCCGCAAGGCGGGATCATTATTGACACGCCCGGAATGCGGGAGCTGCACATGTGGGAGGCGGACGAAGGCTTCCGCGACGCGTTTGAAGACATCGAGGAGCTGGCGGCCGCCTGCCATTACCGGGATTGCCGGCATCAGAAGGAACCCGGCTGCGCGGTCCAGCAGGCACTGCGCGATGGCACGCTGGATGCCGGCCGCTACCGGAACTACCAGAAGCTGCAGCGAGAGCTTGCTTTCCAGGCCCGCAAAGACGACGCCAGCCTGCAGCTGGCGGAGAAGCAGAAGTGGAAGAAGATCCAAATGGAAGCCAAGCAGCGGGTTCATAAGAAGAGATAA
- a CDS encoding DHCW motif cupin fold protein, whose amino-acid sequence MKIADVPFCTIDWSEISATQHPGIEGHAYWRTFEMGNIRVRMVEYTPGYIADHWCNRGHVLLVLEGELYTELSDGREFKLTPGVSYQVADDANPHRSYTNTGAKLFIVD is encoded by the coding sequence ATGAAGATCGCAGATGTTCCATTTTGTACAATTGACTGGAGTGAAATAAGCGCTACTCAACATCCAGGAATTGAAGGACATGCGTATTGGCGGACATTTGAGATGGGGAACATCAGAGTGCGAATGGTAGAATATACTCCTGGTTATATTGCAGACCATTGGTGTAACAGAGGTCACGTTTTGTTAGTACTGGAAGGAGAATTGTATACCGAACTTTCAGATGGAAGAGAATTTAAACTCACGCCAGGAGTCAGTTATCAGGTGGCAGATGATGCCAATCCACACCGGTCTTATACGAACACTGGAGCAAAATTATTTATCGTAGACTAA
- a CDS encoding helix-turn-helix transcriptional regulator, with protein sequence MSFQQLVSLIPSFERVEFSQTTQTIASPAGCHLMIIVLHGHLSVSGDNEEAVMVSQGFACHPRYSPFTIQVPKTKKAEYAVISYRMFPENSPWTLQGPLRTVSEVKIKYMLDELFQMSQDPGNLSEEEQLVQQIRKRLILERILFIYMYETGWKQETPSSSGKIEESLSYINKHYMLKLTLPMLAERAGISVGHYTTLFKNVTGTTMSRYLRTLRIDKAKQIFRQTRLPAKEVAQLVGFADYFHFSRTFKQEVGCAPAAFLKTLDEIE encoded by the coding sequence ATGAGTTTTCAACAACTCGTTTCCCTAATTCCATCATTCGAACGAGTCGAATTCAGCCAGACCACTCAAACCATTGCCAGCCCCGCAGGCTGCCATCTGATGATTATTGTTCTGCACGGACATCTCTCGGTCTCAGGGGACAATGAGGAGGCGGTGATGGTTTCCCAAGGTTTCGCGTGCCATCCCCGTTACAGTCCTTTCACCATCCAAGTGCCCAAAACAAAAAAAGCCGAGTACGCCGTCATCTCGTACCGTATGTTCCCGGAGAACAGTCCTTGGACCCTGCAGGGTCCGCTTCGGACCGTTAGTGAAGTGAAAATCAAGTATATGCTGGACGAGCTGTTCCAGATGTCTCAAGATCCCGGCAACCTCTCTGAAGAAGAGCAGCTGGTGCAGCAAATCCGGAAGCGGCTTATCCTTGAACGGATCTTGTTCATTTACATGTATGAGACCGGGTGGAAACAAGAGACCCCCTCTTCCTCCGGCAAAATAGAAGAATCTCTCTCGTACATCAATAAGCATTACATGCTGAAGCTCACGCTCCCGATGCTTGCGGAACGTGCCGGAATCAGCGTCGGGCACTATACCACGCTATTCAAAAATGTCACCGGAACGACCATGAGCCGCTATTTGCGCACTCTTCGGATCGATAAAGCGAAGCAGATTTTCCGCCAGACCCGACTGCCCGCCAAAGAAGTCGCACAGCTTGTCGGATTCGCGGACTATTTTCACTTTAGCCGAACCTTTAAACAAGAAGTCGGTTGTGCCCCTGCTGCATTTCTTAAAACGCTGGACGAAATCGAATAA
- a CDS encoding PucR family transcriptional regulator, giving the protein MVNSLTVRDILERSYFQGSTVYASEKALNRTVEWVHILEVTHVGHLLNGNELILTTGLIWKDNEELSISFLQQIMDSRAAGLCIELGRVVSQIPEPMIQLAVQSEFPLVLIHHSIRYIDITHDIHSWIINQQRKKVTELEELSMRFNELLLTASGLSPLLHLYHQATHKPIAYVPLEGKPLFLPAISNREQQTIIQNISAEKEQSHRLVSKSIVVLQHCLGELLSWSEEPLDPFDLLALDRCATAVAQELMRTFYWEEKRMYKQNQWVHDWLNGHYEEREIKPYILSLKPTYSSGLHSVIVIEPNRDLLHSPEFERVYIQKNMMARTIFEQEGFYLIPTLLNQQMVYILLDLQKRKETHSALVRALSRLKEADHQYLPLFSQLLGVGRPFYELSSVKKSLKSALDTISIQKEIGPLQMPFYTLLHFYRIIFNLSKSEQLTELIEDYIGPIVALEQEKREPLLSTLKMYLVLNGAKREAAKALFISRQSLYSRLDKISELLGDDFMSADKRFCIELAVYAHEYVMLMQKR; this is encoded by the coding sequence ATGGTCAATTCCCTTACGGTTCGAGATATTCTTGAGCGTTCCTATTTTCAAGGATCCACCGTATATGCCAGCGAAAAAGCGCTAAATCGTACGGTCGAGTGGGTCCATATATTGGAGGTCACTCATGTCGGACATTTGCTGAATGGAAATGAGTTAATCTTAACGACAGGACTGATCTGGAAAGACAACGAGGAATTAAGCATCTCCTTTTTACAACAAATTATGGATAGCAGAGCTGCCGGTTTATGCATCGAGCTTGGAAGAGTTGTTTCTCAAATCCCCGAACCGATGATCCAACTTGCCGTTCAATCCGAATTCCCCTTAGTTCTCATTCATCACAGTATCCGGTACATTGATATTACACACGATATTCACAGCTGGATTATTAATCAGCAACGGAAGAAAGTTACGGAGCTAGAGGAATTGTCCATGCGTTTCAATGAGCTGCTTTTGACAGCCAGCGGTCTATCCCCTTTGCTTCACCTCTATCACCAAGCAACCCATAAGCCGATTGCTTATGTTCCGCTGGAAGGCAAACCGCTGTTTCTCCCTGCCATCTCCAATCGCGAGCAGCAAACCATCATTCAGAATATTTCTGCGGAAAAAGAACAAAGCCACCGGCTCGTATCCAAATCCATCGTTGTTCTTCAACATTGTTTAGGGGAACTGCTCAGTTGGTCGGAAGAACCCCTCGATCCCTTTGACCTTCTTGCGCTGGACCGGTGTGCCACAGCAGTCGCACAGGAACTCATGCGGACGTTCTATTGGGAAGAGAAGCGCATGTACAAACAGAATCAATGGGTTCACGATTGGCTGAATGGTCACTACGAGGAAAGAGAAATTAAACCATACATACTGTCTTTAAAACCAACCTACTCATCCGGACTTCATTCGGTCATCGTTATTGAACCGAACCGGGACCTGCTCCATTCCCCCGAATTCGAAAGGGTGTATATTCAAAAAAACATGATGGCTCGCACTATTTTTGAGCAGGAAGGATTTTATTTAATACCGACCCTTCTAAACCAGCAAATGGTCTATATTCTACTTGATTTGCAGAAGCGCAAAGAGACCCATTCCGCTTTGGTCAGAGCCCTCTCCCGATTGAAGGAAGCGGATCATCAATACCTTCCTCTCTTTTCGCAGCTTCTCGGTGTAGGGCGCCCCTTTTACGAGCTCTCCTCGGTAAAGAAAAGCCTGAAGTCCGCCTTGGACACCATTTCCATCCAAAAGGAAATCGGACCGCTGCAAATGCCGTTTTATACTCTGCTTCACTTTTACCGGATCATTTTCAACTTAAGCAAAAGCGAACAGCTCACTGAACTGATTGAAGATTATATCGGCCCGATTGTCGCTTTGGAGCAAGAGAAAAGAGAACCGCTTTTGAGTACGTTGAAAATGTATTTGGTGTTAAACGGGGCAAAAAGAGAAGCTGCCAAAGCCCTTTTTATTTCACGACAGTCACTCTACTCCAGATTGGACAAGATTTCCGAGCTGCTCGGAGATGATTTCATGTCCGCAGACAAGCGATTTTGCATTGAACTTGCCGTTTATGCTCATGAGTATGTAATGTTAATGCAGAAACGTTAG
- a CDS encoding right-handed parallel beta-helix repeat-containing protein, producing the protein MKRNLYFRLVSVIMLCSVFISFPASLMKASVTCSTASCLQDQLDNAQPGDVITLPAGISLNGNFVAAANGTSENKITLQSASSSDKATLDGGGTGSGYTLHVTGDYWVIKNLKITNAKKGIVLDHANYTLIDRVEVFNIGEEGVHYRDGSSYNKIANSYIHDLGQINASYGEGIYVGSDIGKWSTFNPATNYNRIVNNTIGPGVPAEHIDIKEGSKGTVIEYNTFNGTGISGANYADSFIDVKGNNDKIRYNTAYRNGNNIIVDAFQVHVRASGWGQNATFTNNTVYLDNTSAYIVNADSGTKAYASGNTRSPAGNMYTGNVTVLD; encoded by the coding sequence ATGAAAAGAAATTTGTACTTTCGTTTGGTGTCCGTTATCATGCTTTGCTCGGTATTCATCTCGTTTCCTGCTTCGTTGATGAAGGCCTCCGTTACTTGCAGCACGGCATCTTGCTTGCAGGACCAACTCGATAATGCGCAGCCAGGGGACGTTATTACTTTACCGGCGGGCATTTCACTCAACGGTAATTTCGTGGCGGCTGCTAACGGCACTTCCGAAAATAAAATTACGTTGCAATCCGCCAGCTCTTCTGACAAAGCTACACTGGACGGCGGCGGTACGGGGAGCGGTTATACGTTGCATGTGACAGGCGATTATTGGGTGATCAAAAACTTGAAAATTACGAACGCCAAAAAGGGTATCGTGCTCGATCATGCCAATTACACGTTGATTGACAGAGTGGAGGTATTCAATATCGGCGAGGAGGGCGTTCATTACCGGGACGGAAGCTCCTACAACAAGATTGCAAACTCATATATTCACGATCTCGGCCAAATAAACGCTTCGTATGGCGAAGGGATTTATGTCGGGTCTGACATAGGGAAGTGGAGTACCTTCAACCCCGCCACCAACTATAACAGGATCGTAAACAATACGATTGGGCCCGGTGTACCTGCTGAGCATATCGATATTAAGGAAGGCTCTAAGGGAACGGTTATCGAATACAACACATTTAATGGAACCGGAATAAGCGGCGCCAACTATGCGGACAGCTTTATAGATGTGAAAGGGAACAACGACAAGATCCGCTACAATACCGCTTATCGCAATGGCAACAACATAATTGTAGATGCGTTTCAGGTTCATGTAAGGGCGTCCGGTTGGGGACAAAACGCCACTTTCACGAACAATACCGTATATCTGGACAACACATCCGCTTATATCGTCAACGCAGATAGCGGAACGAAAGCCTACGCCTCTGGAAATACGCGCAGTCCGGCAGGTAACATGTATACCGGGAACGTGACCGTCCTGGACTGA
- a CDS encoding FecCD family ABC transporter permease, whose translation MRKTITLVIASLVMLALIVVSLSVGAVSIPLREAGAGLLDDSSRFYFIVHEIRLPRVIVGVLSGCGLAVAGSILQSLVRNPLASPDVIGITQGAGFAAAAVIFLFPASPVYLLPLAAFAGAVAAFLILLALSRRLTLAPSSLALSGVAVGAAFQAGTQYLIVTNPTNINMALLWMSGSLWSRGWSQVSYLLPAVAVLLFLAWGSSAKLNVLRLGRETSISLGLHMVRERFGLFLLAVALAGVSVSAVGSIGFIGLLAPHIARRLIGNGNRWLLPLAAIIGANIMLLGDCLGRMIVIPREVPAGIMTALIGAPYFLYLLRRERKRG comes from the coding sequence ATGAGAAAGACGATCACGCTCGTCATCGCTTCGCTGGTGATGCTCGCTCTAATCGTTGTCTCGCTCAGCGTCGGAGCGGTATCCATTCCGCTTCGCGAAGCAGGCGCCGGCTTGCTGGATGACTCCAGCCGCTTCTATTTCATCGTTCACGAGATTCGTCTGCCCAGAGTGATCGTCGGCGTTCTCTCCGGCTGCGGATTAGCTGTCGCCGGGAGCATCCTGCAAAGCCTGGTCCGCAATCCGCTGGCCAGTCCCGATGTCATCGGCATTACGCAGGGAGCCGGATTCGCCGCCGCAGCCGTCATCTTCCTGTTCCCGGCATCGCCCGTTTATCTGCTTCCGCTTGCCGCATTTGCCGGCGCCGTTGCCGCCTTCCTGATCTTGCTCGCTTTAAGCCGCAGACTGACGCTGGCTCCGTCCTCGCTGGCTTTGTCCGGCGTTGCTGTCGGCGCCGCATTTCAAGCGGGAACGCAATACTTGATCGTGACGAATCCGACCAATATCAACATGGCGCTGCTGTGGATGTCCGGCAGCTTATGGAGCCGCGGTTGGAGTCAGGTGAGCTACCTCCTGCCCGCTGTGGCGGTGCTGCTTTTCCTTGCTTGGGGAAGCTCCGCAAAGCTGAATGTGCTCCGGCTCGGCCGCGAGACAAGCATATCCCTCGGCTTGCATATGGTGCGCGAGCGCTTCGGGCTGTTTCTACTCGCGGTCGCCTTAGCCGGCGTCTCCGTATCAGCGGTCGGGTCGATCGGGTTCATCGGCCTCCTTGCTCCGCACATTGCCCGGAGACTCATCGGTAACGGCAACCGCTGGCTTCTGCCGCTGGCTGCGATCATCGGAGCAAATATTATGCTGCTGGGCGATTGTCTCGGGCGGATGATCGTCATTCCGCGGGAGGTGCCCGCCGGCATCATGACGGCCCTAATCGGGGCCCCTTATTTCCTCTATTTGCTGCGCAGGGAGCGCAAGCGGGGATAG
- a CDS encoding ABC transporter substrate-binding protein → MHHRFSRILTLALLLVIVISVLAACGQSAGNTAQGGQAGTSSPSASAPSGGEITVEDAQGTVTLPKKPGRVVTMDFSFTDMLVTLGVQPVGIADDSDPDLFMDRVKDQLQDYTSVGSRYEPSIELISSLAPDLIIVDINKHKNALEQLKAIAPILVLNDFQADYGQMLKNYMIVAKAVGKEEEGKKRLQEHEAKMEEAKQKIKNAGMTILPAVVNPTGFFGHSDHSYTGSMLKMLGFTDPLQSDKAYPQLTLEQLVETNPQALFLMPTDKVTIVNQWETNPLWTKIDAVSGNKVFTVERRNWSLSRGMLGSEKIAEDIVSMLGE, encoded by the coding sequence ATGCATCATCGTTTTAGCCGCATCCTCACCCTTGCTCTGTTACTTGTTATCGTCATAAGCGTCCTGGCCGCTTGCGGTCAATCGGCCGGCAACACCGCCCAGGGAGGTCAGGCCGGTACAAGCAGCCCGTCCGCCTCGGCGCCAAGTGGCGGGGAAATTACAGTCGAAGATGCGCAGGGTACCGTTACGCTGCCTAAGAAACCGGGACGGGTCGTCACGATGGACTTCAGCTTCACGGATATGCTTGTGACGCTTGGCGTTCAACCGGTCGGCATTGCCGACGACAGCGACCCGGACTTGTTTATGGATCGTGTCAAGGACCAGCTCCAAGACTATACGTCCGTCGGCTCCCGCTATGAGCCCAGCATCGAACTGATCAGCTCGCTCGCGCCGGATCTCATTATCGTCGACATCAACAAACACAAGAACGCCTTGGAACAGCTGAAAGCCATCGCCCCCATTCTTGTATTGAATGATTTCCAGGCCGATTACGGGCAGATGCTGAAAAATTATATGATCGTCGCCAAAGCCGTCGGCAAGGAAGAGGAAGGGAAGAAACGTCTGCAAGAGCATGAAGCGAAGATGGAAGAAGCCAAGCAGAAAATCAAGAACGCCGGCATGACCATTCTTCCGGCAGTGGTCAATCCTACCGGATTTTTCGGCCATTCCGATCACTCGTATACCGGCTCGATGTTGAAGATGCTGGGATTCACCGACCCGCTGCAAAGCGATAAGGCTTACCCGCAGCTGACGTTAGAGCAGCTGGTGGAAACGAATCCGCAGGCGCTGTTCCTCATGCCGACGGATAAAGTTACGATCGTGAATCAGTGGGAAACGAATCCATTGTGGACGAAGATCGATGCGGTGTCCGGGAATAAAGTGTTTACGGTCGAGCGCCGAAACTGGTCGCTGTCCCGCGGCATGCTAGGCTCGGAGAAAATTGCCGAGGATATCGTAAGTATGCTGGGAGAATAG
- a CDS encoding ABC transporter substrate-binding protein, with amino-acid sequence MKQRYGFRKGIIGLGAISLLLLLLAGCGGASGDKETNNAATPSASAEPVPIKIQLSWVPQAEFAGFYVAKEKGYYKEEGLDVEVVAGGPDIVPEQQVANGTAQFGVNLVGSLLSHIEQGVPLVQIGQIFQDSSMVLVSKKDSGIDSPEKFAGKKVGNWMGGNEYEVLALFSKYGFDPLKDVKFTKQGFTMDQFMNGDLDVATAMIYNEYHVLLENGYKPEDLNVFNLDQLGVGMLHDNLFVNKEWLASNEETAVKFVRATLKGWKDAIADQEGAVDIVMKAVEEGSSTRDHQLTMMKEVAKLVQPEGLSADKIGFTNQERFQLTADIALKFGVIKNQADVPAAFTNDIVEKALKGM; translated from the coding sequence ATGAAACAAAGGTATGGATTTAGAAAAGGAATAATCGGTTTAGGTGCTATCAGTCTTCTCTTGTTATTGCTGGCAGGCTGTGGCGGGGCATCCGGCGATAAGGAAACGAATAATGCCGCAACACCATCCGCTTCTGCCGAACCGGTCCCGATCAAAATCCAGTTAAGCTGGGTGCCGCAAGCGGAGTTTGCCGGTTTTTACGTCGCCAAAGAGAAAGGTTATTACAAAGAAGAGGGTCTGGACGTAGAGGTTGTCGCCGGCGGGCCGGATATTGTGCCGGAGCAGCAAGTGGCCAATGGTACGGCCCAATTCGGAGTCAACCTGGTTGGCAGCCTCTTATCTCATATTGAACAAGGGGTGCCTCTGGTCCAGATCGGGCAAATTTTTCAGGACAGCAGCATGGTTCTCGTTTCCAAAAAAGATTCAGGAATCGACAGCCCGGAAAAATTTGCCGGCAAGAAGGTCGGAAACTGGATGGGCGGAAACGAATACGAGGTGCTGGCGTTATTTTCCAAATACGGCTTTGATCCCCTGAAGGATGTGAAGTTTACCAAACAAGGTTTTACGATGGATCAGTTTATGAACGGCGACCTGGACGTGGCCACCGCCATGATCTATAACGAATACCATGTTTTGCTGGAAAATGGTTATAAGCCGGAAGACCTGAACGTGTTCAATTTGGATCAATTGGGAGTCGGCATGCTTCACGACAACCTGTTCGTCAATAAGGAGTGGCTGGCGAGCAACGAAGAGACGGCCGTCAAATTCGTTCGCGCGACTTTGAAGGGATGGAAGGACGCTATCGCCGATCAGGAGGGGGCCGTGGACATCGTTATGAAGGCGGTGGAAGAAGGAAGCTCTACGCGTGATCACCAGTTGACGATGATGAAGGAAGTGGCGAAGCTCGTTCAACCCGAAGGGCTGTCCGCCGATAAGATCGGCTTCACCAATCAGGAGCGGTTCCAGCTGACGGCCGATATTGCTTTGAAATTCGGTGTCATCAAGAACCAGGCCGACGTACCCGCAGCGTTTACAAACGATATTGTTGAAAAAGCTTTGAAGGGGATGTAA
- a CDS encoding zinc ribbon domain-containing protein YjdM gives MSNLPNCPKCNSEYTYEDGRLFVCPECAHEWSLESETESEDIKIIKDANGNVLTDGDSVTVIKDLKVKGTSLVVKIGTKVKNIRLIDGDHDIDCKIDGFGAMKLKSEFVKKI, from the coding sequence ATGTCTAATTTGCCAAATTGCCCAAAATGTAATTCCGAATACACTTACGAAGATGGGCGTCTTTTTGTTTGCCCAGAATGTGCGCATGAATGGAGCTTGGAATCGGAAACCGAAAGTGAAGATATAAAAATAATTAAAGATGCAAACGGGAATGTCTTAACCGACGGCGACTCTGTCACTGTAATCAAAGACCTTAAAGTAAAAGGGACTTCATTGGTCGTAAAAATAGGCACAAAAGTAAAAAATATTCGTTTGATTGATGGTGACCATGATATTGATTGCAAAATTGACGGGTTTGGAGCAATGAAATTAAAGTCGGAGTTCGTCAAAAAGATATAA